In Larimichthys crocea isolate SSNF chromosome XXII, L_crocea_2.0, whole genome shotgun sequence, the genomic stretch GAAGAGTTTTATATATCCACAATTTGTATGTTCAGATTGACCATATCACCTGAAATCACTGTTAATTGTCACATTTACCTCAATGACACGTATTGAAgcaatgttttattaaattacaCATGTGCACTGTGAGCTTTCATGAATAATGGGCAGAAAATCCTAATTAATGAACATTATTACATGTTTAGTAGGTAAGAAAACTTTGaggttttttgtcttttgcttaAACAGGAACTCTCCAGACTAAAAATAATCAAGCTATATTCAGATTTAAATAACACTTTCAAAGCTTCTGTTATCTTTGTTCTTATTTCCGGGATGATTTAGTGAAGAAATTGACAATACTTTTGCGTGTCTGAAACAAATCACAAAGAAAACTCATCTACATCTCGATCTGAATACACGACCAGCATGGCGTCGTCTTCTCTTCTTCGTCTGCAGGGTTAATTACATCCCTCAAAGCTTTTATGGAGCCATGTTGACCTCATTTTCTCTGTAGGCAGTCAGTATGAAGGAATTCATTTATCAAACACATTAATGTGGCTGAGATTAGATTCATTAAAGAGTCATAAAGGCGGTTTCTGTACATTTTGGATGAGCTCTGAACACGTCTGATATTAACTCTGTGCCGTCGCAcctttttgtccattttttccTGCCATAATTCTCTAAAATCTGAAGTTCAACTACACTTTCATAAATGAAACTCTTTATAGGGAAgtcgttttttttaataatgtgatTGTACATTAATGAACCTGTTCAGAGGACTCTGACTCTGAAACTGGTAAAAGAATCTTTATCACATTCAGCTGCTGAATAAATGATACATATTAGAAACACTGGCTAATGTAAGATTATTTATGCATGGGGAAATTGATGTGCAGCAGTTGgtgcaaatataaaatactaacGGGTGCAAAAGTAGTTTGAAAATAGCAAACAGATATAGATTTAGATTGTATAGTAATTTAATTAAAGAAGTCTGTGATGTGATTGTCACCATagactgtttactgtttgttacTTTTCGGCCTCCATCATTTGAGTTGGAGTTATGCATTTTGGCCGCAGGGGTGTTCgccaaaaaaaatgcagcaaccTGTAGTGGAGAAGTTGAAAAGATTAGAAAAATGCAGCTTAACGTCACGGTacggcagccaatcagatgctcggattggtcaaacctccacagtcagcctgaaatgtctctgaggcagagactgtccaggtggattcttggtggactaaactctgataatctacctgtgtatttatttcaagtacccagcttctaaatctgagtcttgCTCACAATTCATGCTGCAAAATGGCGACACTCAGGAGTTTTGTTTGGTTCatgtccgatggtttgagagagacaACGAGCACTGGTTGAGAGACAtaaagttttttcttgattGTTTCAAAGCGGTTAACCCCACACAACGCCAAACAATCTTACAGCGATTCACCTTAGCGcctgattctgtctgaatgcggCCTTATTGGAGATTGTCATGTAGTAACTGATGTTTGATATTTATATCCTCCTATGTAAGGTATAAGTCTGAAGGAGGTCTGTGAGATAGTCAGGGGATAGGTTTCGGTCAATAATAGGATTTTGAAGTTGATGCATGGTGACACGGGAAGTCAGTGGAGTTAAATCAGTAGAGGAGTGACTAAGATGATAACGCAACAAGATTCAATACACTCAGTCAAGTAGCTGAATTAgtgtgtctctcttcagctgatGGATTATTGTTTTCAGTTGTGATAATAAGAGCATGCAAATGTAAATCCAACAGGTCAGGATTTTAAAACCTGTTCACGTCCTgtagtttctgtttgtgtcagaaGGGGGTGACAGAGACCTGATTATGACGATTAACCACACGAACAAAACACCTTAAAACAAACTTCAGTTGATGAAGTGTTCATTGAGTGAgtgtattaatatataatttgaTGCTTTATGATATTTCTGTGTTGTCTTCACTGACTCATTCACAGGATTCCTCTGGGCAGCAGCCTGAGACACAGTTTAATTTTGTTAATATGACAGCGAACAACtcataaatgatgaatttttttttgcctcctctgggcagcagcagcagcacgcaCACTTCGGCTCCAGTGTTATCCTGAAATTGCCTCGCTCTTGGAAAACCCCACATTTCATACCTGTCGTGTCACATTAGAGAAGATGATGGATGATCTGTTGCGAAGAAACATGTTTATGCTCCTCCGTCCTGATCGATTAACGGAGAATCCAAACACGCTGTCTCATGACCTCCATTGTTCttcatattgtgtttgtgttcacactTGTAGCTCCTCGGCAGAGAAAGGCCGACGAAAGCGCCCGTCGGCATCGTGACCAAGCCCTACGTTCTCAACCGTAAGTCATTTCTTATGAAAACCTCATCATGTTAAGTCTTTACTTCTTTCATTCTCCAGctcttcttcatttgttttgcacCGGAGGTCTGACAATCAGAGCTAGACCCCAAGCACAAAAGATGGTACAAGCACTTTAATCGAGCAATGACTTAACACAGATGGAAAACAACCCGGCGTCAAACTTATTGCTGCTTCAGGTGATCTTAGCAGGCCCCAAAACACAGCAGGTTTAAATACTATTTGTAAGGATAACTCAACAACAATCCTTTTATTTTCTCCCACAATAAGGTACAATATGCCCCATTTACGTTATAAAGTAAGTATTTCCAGAAGATACTCACGGTTTAAGTGGTAAATGCAGTGCTTCTTGTGGATGAGGTTGACTTTTGTTGTAGTAAAAGCAGAGCCATTAACCTCTAAGGGTTTATTTTAAACCAAATCAGAATTATGATTAGCTGCAAGGTAAAATTGCTGCTTTTGTCAGTGGATTCTGGTCTGCTCCAGTGTGACATCTAGCATTAAGTATATGATTTTGTATTTATAAACTTTAATGAACGtattttccttcctctgttgCTCCCAATGAGCAGTCTCTTTGGAATAATGaggcagttgtttttttcacacaggCTTAAAGGACGAGAAAATTCCATTAAATAATCAATACCACCaatttgtaaataaaagtagagATTCACTTTTACGTTCTTCACTAGAAGCTTCAGCGCTGAATGCCTCTCAACAGTGGTAGTTCTGTCTGAGatttgcagatatttttttcagtCCTACCCTTTATTTTGATGCCCTTGTATTGTCACGaagcaagataaaaaaaaaaaaaaacataaatctttCTGCCTCTCAGATGTGTTTTACATcctgattttgtgtttgtgtggattcaAACAGAACTGGAGGACGAGGCCAGCCGTCCAGAGAAAGACTCCAAGTCGTTATCCTCCGACCTGATTGAGTACGCTCAGTACATGATCCGAGAACACAGCGACAACTACAAGGTGAGAGCAAGAACCGAAGCCTGAATGTGTTCCGGACAATGTTGCCACAATAAGAAAGACTGGGAGGTTAAATGAccagtttttatgtttagtcAATTTTAAAGAGTTACTTTTACCTTCCACGCATCCATTGGGTTCTACTGATTTCACTACAACTTCTGACATAATCTACCCCATGACCAAGACATATACTGAGCCTACATTTATCCACCACAGATTTCTCCCTTGTCACACTTTATACCACATTACTTTGACTTTCTAAAGGTTTTCTCAACTTTTCACTCCAATAAATCTGTCACTCGGTAAAACAAgagatttcttgtttttctctttgtttaactgctaacatgcttaaACTCTGTGAGACAAGAATagagtctgcacagggtgtttttattttgaaaattgactaGATTCCTATACTGTTTCTGACATCCGCCATGCTTGATCTGTTCTCTGCTGGTTGATGTAGCATCCAATCAAAAATATACCACCTGCATATTCTCTGCAAAGTGGAAAGCCGCTTGTGGTTTATTCACAATCATAATCTAGAACAAGAGTGATCAGGCCTGTTAGAATTTGGGGGTTAAGCGCTACTGTGCTGAATCAAGTGCAAGAGTTCCAGATCTGGGTTCACCATTGAGACACGACCTTTCTGAATTTGAATTTCATAAGTTCAGATTCTTGGCAGTTCCCAGTTCTGgtttaaggtccagtgtttaaatGCTTACCTCATAGtagcttcatgtttattatatagGCATGAAAGCAGCATTGATCTTTTTTATCCAACTCCCTGCAATGAAAAGGAATCAGCATTTGCccatgttatattattattttaaaactcaGCTCGGGGATTGATCAAACCAACAATCACATATGTGGACTAACAGCTGATTGTGAGTCCAGATTTGATATTCACTGGCTGGACTTCATCTGTATGTTTATGGGAACTGTTTGGAAAAGTTTCCCCTGATGGTGCATTCAAGGACGCTCTGACGTCTGAGATATGAGGGCTGTCTGCCAAGGTCTGAGACGTTTTCTTTGTACCATCCTGGACGTGCTTAGTCGCTGCGGAGGAATCCTTTATTTGTCAGattaatatttttatcttcAGCGCAGCCGATGATAACGGCGTCCTTCCTCTGCTTTGGTTTTAGAAAAACTTTGAGCGAAGCTGCACAGCTGAAGGACAGATTCTGCTtccatgattttctttttctcagtgTCAGTTTTTTTCATGACTTTAGATCGAAGGGGAACATCACAGGCTGAGCTGAGCACTTAGTGCGAGTTTTTATTGCTCAAAGCGGCGAGTGGCAGAAGTTGAAATCACTCGAGCTTTTATCCGTAAAGTTCCTCATTCAAATGGTTGCTTTAAATGGAACTGAATCATCACTGGGAGCACTGCCAAGTCAGAACCAGTCAATAACAGAGGATGTTGTGTGAGTTTTCTGCAATAAAGCatctttcaataaaaaatattccatCCCTGACAAGCTGAGTCAGTCACCTGCATGTGACTGCAGCAATGAATTATACCGCCcgaaaatgtatttttatgtgtttcttgATCGACACATCATCAAACTCAAAGTAGAGACAACGTGCACGAACCCTCCATGTTCTAAAACTGGATAGATTTATGGTTTTTACTGTAGTTCAGAACTTAAAATGGACCTGTGCTGCCAGTAAGATGACTTCAAATGTACGATTTGTCTTTTTAGCCACAACCTGATTTTAAAGAAGATGGCTTTACATCTAGCCCAGAATACCCCTAAAACTACTGGCCAGAGTACAGCTCTGCTATTAGATTAGCCTTGCAGCAAATGTTAACAGACTGCCAGGAGCCAAActtggcaagaaaaccaccttggtTTGGGCCACTGTTGGCTTTGGATGCTGTGCTCAGCCCCAGTTAGGCCATGAGGGGCAGGggctgtctgtttttacaggaaataaGCAAATAACATGCATTCCGTTTCATGGTCACCTAAAGTTGtgattaaatttatttaaataacttttaactgttctgtttgtctcagtttGCGGTCCAAAACAGACCACTATTTCTTTTTATACCAAACGTTAACTGTCTTGTTCTTTATTGTCCCTGCAGGCGATGGCCAGGGATGAGAAGAACTATTACCAGGACACACCGAAACAGATCAAGAGGAAAATCAACGAGTACAAACGCTGCCACCCGGAGCACTATAATGCCTTCATCAACTCGTTAGCTGTTCCGCAGCCGATGGCCCAGTAGATTGGCAAACCATCTTCCGGACTTAATGAGATGGACCTCATTCACAGGTCAGACTGTGACAGAAGCAAGACATTGGCAGACCCAGGATCAGAATAAGATGATCCAGTTGGAGGACAAGCACCAACTTGTGTTTCTTGTTGAGGACCTTTACAGATGTTTTTGGACATTTCTCCTGTTATGATCCTCTCTGTCaagacttcctgtttttatttttacttctcGATCTCAACTGTATGTTCTGAACGTCAAACATAATTAACTGAgatgtatttttaaacatatgTATGATATAAACACCCTTAAGCTCATTTAgcacatgtgtttttcttcctccaggATGAAAAACATCCTTAGATTTCCTGATCACCGTATAGTCACGCTAGACTGACGTGCTAAATCTTCAGTTAAACCATCaactgttgatgatgatgtttctcAGCTATTTTAAAACTGCGTGGAAAATTTTTACAACACAGTTGTTAACCAATTGACTCAGTTTGTGCCGATGAAAACAGTCGGGTTAGAATAAGAAGTTTAGGTCACACTTAACAGAAGTGAAGATGAACAGGATGATGGGATAGAAAGTTAACCTTGAACATGACGTGGTGACGAACACAAACGAAAGCTTTGAATCGACAGTTGAGTGCTCTAGAAAATAAATTATCgtctttattttctgacatttgcaAGAAATGCTGGCACAGGATTCTCTGTGAGTCTGCCTTCAGGCAGGGGAAAGCAAATGAAGGTTTAACAGGATcagtctggtgttttttttaagatatctcatgaatcccatgaaaagaacaaaaccaacagtgttagtgtgtgtctgaataCTTTCTCATGAATGTGATTCAATTCTAAGttgatgtaaatctttaaaaaacattcacaagtATGTAGTTTACTTCTTTAAAAAGTTTAGTTATTTCTTTAAATGGCTGCTTGCTGTAGATTTAATCAAACATTGCTCTAACCAGAGGAAATTGTCCAGTTGTCGTGGACTGTTTTCAGCATTAATTTAGTTGTTTTGAACCTTTTTGGACTATTTGCGCCCCCTCAGCAGAGCTCAACAAATGagtgatatttgttttgttagtcGTTGTAAGAGGCCTGAAGAGGTAAAATCATTGAGCAATCAACAAAAGGAAAGGCAAAGATTAGAGGAAAGTATGAAAGCTAAATCTTCGAAAAGCTCTTTCAGCTcaagatttattttacaatacCTACTCATtgctcattgatgtgtttttactgttttctggcTAACACTggaggcacagaggaataaactATCAGGCTTGGATAGAAACATACTGTAAAACTCATATTGCTGAAGAAGTGCTCAACATCCAATCTAAAGAAACCTGCTTGAGTTATAAAGTATAAAGCCACttgttgaaatgaaatttaaaactaaaaaacatttgaaagcaTCAGTTTTAACTGACCTCTACGTAGCAGGAAACCACCACCATGCACTGTCAGATTCATTTGTTGAATGCCTTGAACttgaaaaataagttttaataTCATAAAAGGTGTAGTTGGATTAAGCTTAACCTCTCAAACTACGGTAGGACACCATCGTCCTCAGCCGATATTATTTTCCTTACTTATGAGAGGATGTagcaaagaaaaccaaaaaacctACGGCATCCATTGGTACCAATCATTCAAAGTGGTCTCTTGACCTCTGACCGTAAGATGTCTAAATGAAAATGGATGCCCCCAAACAGTGTTGTAATGGCATAAATTCAGTCTGATtggaaaagagacaaaaataggTCTATGGTATGCAGGGGTGGAGTAGAACAGTTAATTCAGCCAAGCCTTGGTGTGAATTTGCAGCAACACAAATGCATCATTATCTGAAAAGCTGTGGTTGCATTGATGACTCCGGGGGATAAAACAGTGTGAAGTAAACAACAGAGGCGAATTTGGCAGGTAGATATAAACCTAGATCATGCTGAGAGAAGCATCCAATTTAAATGTGAGCAATAAAGCTGGTGGAAGCAGCttcaagagaaagaaaaggcacTGCATAAAGTTTCTCAGTGTCTATTATTATGCTGCACAGTTTGTCTATAAATACGCCAATGCGGTCGCCTATAGAACATGTATGACTTATGAGTCACATCACATCCACATGACTGTGACTCATGTAAACTGTACCTTAGTACCCGGCTGAGTTTGTTCAtggcttcattaaaaaacaaagtggatACTGGGAGATGTAGCTTGTC encodes the following:
- the nop16 gene encoding nucleolar protein 16 — protein: MAKTKQSARRKKFDYNQDRKKLKKKFIKKSNPRIENEQIRNAWDNRKSSARNLQEMGLAFDPNRSLPIKKPSLLGRERPTKAPVGIVTKPYVLNQLEDEASRPEKDSKSLSSDLIEYAQYMIREHSDNYKAMARDEKNYYQDTPKQIKRKINEYKRCHPEHYNAFINSLAVPQPMAQ